A window of Cryptomeria japonica chromosome 3, Sugi_1.0, whole genome shotgun sequence contains these coding sequences:
- the LOC131048570 gene encoding epidermis-specific secreted glycoprotein EP1 produces MDRICKLLFLLVVLVVCVEVEAESWDQPYSYVNEGELGEYTVEYGASYRALPLSSAGAIFQLAFFNTTPNAYALAIRMGYYSYAETMRFVWTPNRHHLVSEKATLNFTSRGDLVLFDADGTLVWSTNTANKGVVGVELRSNGNMVLYDKKNRTVWQSFDFPTDSLLVGQSLDISRVKKLVSRISEKDGSEGPYSLEMEAGGFALYASLPNPLAYWTLSFYDNERKDLFSIKHTCERPVASITFLSDSEARNGFRQIIEMQLSNSSAPAQQRSPELCNLTSQSTVSYGFNFPRFNTTLSFLRLDWDGNLRMYTYSPDVEGNTWDITYERFKSGEGIYGCGPPRKCGSLGVCQDSSCVACPQPDGVKAWSPNCSSPKLPSCSAKNSASLDFYKLVGVDHFSNKYEGGIGKLTVVECKRRCLSDCKCAAFFYWQESSTCFLTQSLYTLQQLGNTTHLAFIKYAKKL; encoded by the coding sequence ATGGATCGTATTTGTAAGCTGTTATTTCTTCTAGTGGTACTCGTAGTATGTGTGGAAGTGGAAGCAGAAAGTTGGGACCAGCCCTACTCCTATGTGAATGAAGGAGAACTGGGGGAGTATACAGTGGAGTACGGTGCTAGTTATCGAGCCTTACCCTTATCATCTGCTGGAGCCATATTTCAGTTGGCATTCTTCAACACCACGCCCAATGCATATGCTCTGGCTATTCGCATGGGGTACTACAGCTACGCTGAAACCATGCGCTTCGTGTGGACGCCAAACAGACACCACCTCGTCTCGGAGAAGGCTACTCTCAACTTCACAAGCCGAGGAGATCTAGTGCTCTTCGATGCCGATGGCACCCTCGTCTGGTCTACCAACACTGCAAATAAGGGTGTCGTAGGGGTCGAACTACGCAGCAACGGAAACATGGTGCTCTATGACAAAAAGAACAGAACTGTGTGGCAGAGCTTCGATTTCCCCACAGACAGTCTCTTGGTTGGGCAGTCTTTAGACATAAGCCGAGTGAAGAAGCTGGTGAGCCGGATTTCGGAGAAGGACGGTTCGGAGGGGCCTTACAGTCTGGAAATGGAAGCCGGGGGCTTTGCGCTCTACGCCAGTTTGCCAAACCCTCTGGCGTACTGGACTCTCAGCTTCTACGACAATGAAAGAAAAGACTTGTTCAGCATCAAGCACACTTGTGAGCGGCCGGTTGCGAGCATCACCTTCCTCAGCGACTCCGAGGCCCGCAACGGGTTCCGCCAGATAATCGAAATGCAACTGAGCAATTCGAGCGCTCCGGCACAGCAGAGATCACCCGAGCTTTGCAATCTCACTTCCCAATCCACAGTTAGCTACGGCTTCAATTTTCCCAGGTTTAATACCACCTTGTCGTTTCTAAGGCTGGACTGGGATGGAAATCTGAGAATGTATACATACTCTCCTGATGTGGAAGGCAATACTTGGGATATCACATATGAGCGGTTTAAGAGCGGAGAAGGAATATATGGGTGTGGTCCACCGAGAAAGTGTGGGTCTCTTGGGGTGTGCCAAGACAGCAGTTGCGTGGCGTGCCCTCAGCCTGATGGTGTCAAGGCCTGGAGCCCTAATTGCTCTTCTCCAAAGCTGCCCTCCTGCAGTGCCAAAAACTCTGCTTCCCTGGACTTCTACAAACTGGTTGGGGTGGATCATTTCTCTAACAAATATGAGGGAGGAATTGGTAAGTTAACGGTGGTGGAATGCAAGAGGAGGTGTTTGAGCGACTGTAAGTGCGCCGCCTTCTTCTATTGGCAGGAGTCGTCGACATGCTTCCTTACACAGAGCTTATATACTCTGCAGCAACTTGGCAACACCACGCATCTTGCCTTTATTAAGTACGCGAAAAAACTGTAA